The nucleotide sequence AACTAATTCTTAAAGATGTAATCATGAAGGCATCCTGTAATTGTTTAATTTATTGTACCAAAAATAGTGCATTGTTCCATATAAAATCAATTGTACATCATTGTTAATTATATATATTGGAATACGCTTAAGTACCGGTTGCTTGCTTGACACGCAATTAAAATATTCTGGTAAAAAAATATCGGATAACATCTTTTGATGAACAGTTGCCGTTTCTCCCACAAGATATATTCCACCAAAAGGAAGTATTGTCCATACAAAATTATACGTAAATCGCGCATAAAATTTAAAAAATAGATCTGCTGTTGCTCTGCATAAATCATCATCTATTGCATACGAAAGAATAGTTATGGCATCATGTTTATCTCTATCTATTGCATTGCTATAAGATTGCATATTTTGTAATAACTGATACGTATATTCAATTCCAGATAATGAAACAAAATTTGCCCAATGAACAGTACTCATATTTCGTTTTTGTTTCATACCCATAGCAAGATCAAAAATAATAATAATAATATGCTATATAAAATCATAATAATGCGATCCTAGTTTTAAGTTAAAATTACCTTTTTATAGGTGATGGCATACACATTGCTAGACATGCAGCAAAACAAGCAAAAGTGAGCATTTGAGGATGTGTAATTATTTCTGTAGCCGTTCTTGCAATAGGATTAACATAAGGTGCTATTGATTCTGGCA is from Candidatus Babeliales bacterium and encodes:
- a CDS encoding glucokinase, with the protein product MKQKRNMSTVHWANFVSLSGIEYTYQLLQNMQSYSNAIDRDKHDAITILSYAIDDDLCRATADLFFKFYARFTYNFVWTILPFGGIYLVGETATVHQKMLSDIFLPEYFNCVSSKQPVLKRIPIYIINNDVQLILYGTMHYFWYNKLNNYRMPS